A stretch of the Schistocerca serialis cubense isolate TAMUIC-IGC-003099 chromosome 2, iqSchSeri2.2, whole genome shotgun sequence genome encodes the following:
- the LOC126455557 gene encoding homeobox protein Mohawk: MEAASPQVGRRVLRSRRNRRACTSGAEQRLAKRLFTADIKQQLKRWLLRRRDNPYPSREEKRALALQTGLTYTQICNWFANWRRKLKNAGCGTEHHCTWTSLIKNYSRKTQGNIERFSIASDDSIWDECDTVDTEQDGEVEVSDGLPALSYVANATAMDHSYSALHRDHQLPAAEMPYVIDASSVHHQSCNVTSPPTDSHMSDLRTLPPRNKYKSHMMHKFLNDSRRSENSDQLVQIIDMETGLPPKADMCLRDKWLESAQKFQPSNSFVTWSARNITWKAVANQDYRKAHRLNVPALQAEEPVLSTAGHHREELDAAFALTCLSQTQH, encoded by the exons GAGGGCGTGCACTTCGGGCGCTGAGCAGCGGCTGGCGAAGCGGCTGTTCACGGCGGACATCAAGCAGCAGCTGAAGCGTTGGCTTCTGCGCCGCCGGGACAACCCGTACCCCAGCCGCGAGGAGAAGCGGGCGCTCGCCCTGCAGACGGGACTCACCTACACACAG ATCTGCAATTGGTTTGCCAACTGGAGAAGGAAGTTGAAGAATGCAGGCTGTGGAACAGAACACCACTGCACATGGACATCACTCATCAAAaattacagcaggaagacacaaGGCAACATCGAGAGATTCAGCATCGCCTCAGATGACAGTATCTGGGATGAATGCGACACTGTCGATACTG AGCAAGATGGTGAAGTAGAGGTCTCAGATGGATTACCTGCACTATCTTATGTTGCTAACGCAACAGCAATGGATCACAGTTACTCAGCACTGCACCGTGACCACCAGCTCCCTGCAGCCGAAATGCCATATGTCATAGATGCCTCCAGTGTACACCACCAGTCATGCAACGTCACCTCGCCTCCTACCGATTCTCACATGTCTGATCTCAGAACATTACCACCAAGGAACAAGTACAAAAGTCACATGATGCACAAATTCCTCAATGACAGCAGGCGGAGTGAAAACAGTGATCAACTTGTCCAAATCATTGACATGGAAACAGGATTGCCTCCAAAAGCGGACATGTGCCTCAGAGATAAATGGCTTGAAAGTGCTCAAAAATTCCAACCTAGTAATAGTTTTGTGACATGGTCAGCCAGAAACATAACATGGAAAGCAGTGGCGAATCAAGACTACAGGAAGGCTCACAGGCTGAATGTCCCAG CACTACAAGCAGAAGAGCCTGTGTTATCAACAGCTGGACACCACCGAGAGGAGCTCGATGCTGCTTTTGCACTTACCTGCCTCTCTCAAACACAGCATTGA